One Olsenella sp. oral taxon 807 DNA segment encodes these proteins:
- a CDS encoding translation repressor RelB, whose protein sequence is MAATATLNTKVEPSDKERFSRTAESLGMNASTALKVFVLKFNECGGFPFDVRRDPRINYANNETLHAHMEASKLVVPAGWRDDDDDE, encoded by the coding sequence ATGGCAGCTACAGCAACACTCAACACGAAGGTAGAGCCCTCCGACAAGGAGCGCTTCTCCAGAACAGCCGAGTCCCTGGGCATGAATGCATCCACCGCGTTGAAGGTATTTGTACTCAAGTTCAACGAGTGCGGAGGGTTCCCCTTCGATGTACGTCGCGATCCGCGTATCAACTACGCGAACAACGAGACCCTCCACGCCCATATGGAAGCCAGCAAGCTCGTAGTTCCTGCAGGGTGGAGAGACGACGATGACGACGAATAG
- a CDS encoding valine--tRNA ligase translates to MEEMPKTYDPQATEPELIEAWMSAGCYRRSKGVGDCTVVIPPPNVTGILHMGHALDDSIQDSFIRYNRMRGRSTRWILGTDHAGIATQTKVDKRLKEEGVSRLQIGRERFLEACWDWRREYGGTIVSQIKRMGCSIDFEDEKFTMSPEYAKAVRKVFVDWYHDGLIYRGKRIVNWCPSCKTAISDDEAEYRGEKGHLWYLRYPLVEPQDGIDHVTVATTRPETMLGDTGIAVSPSDPDKQTFVGKTVMLPIVDREIPIFSDWHVDAGFGTGFVKVTPAHDPNDYAMGQAHDLPQINIFDESAHVVDGYGEFSGMSRDECREAVVAWFEEHGLLERVEELDHSVMHCYRCDTALEPWLSEQWFVAVDRLKERATEVVRNGEVTFHPARWTDTYLTWMDGLKDWCISRQLWWGHRIPVFYCEDCGWQDALMEDIDVCPNCGGHHVRQDEDVLDTWFSSQLWTFATQGWPDHPEQMCGHHPTKVLVTARDIIALWVARMVMSSLYFTGEVPFHDVYIYATILAKDGSRMSKSKGNGVDPMDLMERYGADAMRYNLLTLITTNQDVRFDANIDKKTHALIDSPRTEQAKGFVTKVWNASRFVRMNLDGYVPGAPKAETPEDAWMLSRLARIVRESTEALEAYGFGDYARNIQSFFWNEVCDWYIELCKGRLLDGGGAERLQVQRNLVFVLDVSLRLLHPVMPFVTEKVWDALPASGLGRAAADGEGDARFLMLAAWPESADFKTFVNDVAEHDFELAKSLVSVVRSTRARYRLSPKEELDVAVRASVEDCAVLEAQHDFICGVGRVGALMASVGQQKPEGAVSVVDGGLEVFVVVGGLVDLAAEVAQLRKGLAKAEGELAGVTKTLGNAGFVAKAAPAIIERKRSQQAELEQTVERLRAQIADLA, encoded by the coding sequence ATGGAAGAGATGCCAAAGACCTATGACCCGCAGGCAACCGAGCCAGAGCTCATCGAGGCATGGATGAGTGCGGGCTGCTATCGGCGCTCCAAGGGCGTCGGTGACTGCACCGTCGTGATCCCGCCCCCCAACGTCACCGGCATCCTCCACATGGGCCATGCGCTGGACGACTCCATCCAGGACAGCTTCATCCGATACAATCGCATGCGCGGCCGTTCTACCCGCTGGATCCTCGGCACGGACCACGCCGGCATCGCCACCCAGACCAAGGTGGATAAGCGGCTCAAGGAGGAGGGCGTCTCTCGCCTTCAGATTGGCCGCGAGAGGTTCCTTGAGGCCTGCTGGGACTGGCGTCGCGAGTACGGCGGCACCATCGTGAGCCAGATCAAGCGCATGGGTTGCTCCATCGACTTCGAAGACGAGAAGTTCACGATGAGTCCCGAGTACGCCAAGGCCGTACGCAAGGTCTTTGTGGACTGGTATCATGACGGGCTCATCTACCGCGGCAAGCGCATCGTGAACTGGTGTCCGAGCTGCAAGACGGCCATCAGTGACGATGAGGCCGAGTATAGGGGCGAGAAGGGTCACCTCTGGTATTTGCGCTACCCGCTCGTGGAGCCACAGGACGGCATCGACCATGTGACCGTGGCGACGACGCGTCCCGAGACCATGCTCGGCGACACGGGCATTGCTGTCTCGCCGTCCGATCCCGACAAGCAGACCTTCGTCGGCAAGACTGTGATGTTGCCCATCGTCGACCGCGAGATTCCCATCTTCTCCGACTGGCATGTGGACGCCGGCTTTGGCACCGGCTTCGTGAAGGTGACGCCTGCGCACGACCCCAACGACTACGCGATGGGCCAGGCCCACGACCTACCCCAGATCAATATCTTTGACGAAAGCGCTCACGTCGTGGACGGCTACGGCGAGTTCTCCGGCATGAGCCGTGACGAGTGCCGCGAGGCTGTCGTCGCCTGGTTCGAGGAGCACGGCCTCCTCGAGAGGGTCGAGGAACTCGATCACTCCGTCATGCACTGTTACCGCTGCGACACGGCGCTCGAGCCTTGGCTCTCGGAGCAGTGGTTTGTGGCGGTGGACAGGCTCAAGGAACGCGCGACCGAGGTCGTGCGCAACGGTGAGGTCACGTTTCATCCCGCACGTTGGACGGACACCTACCTCACTTGGATGGATGGCCTCAAGGACTGGTGTATCTCGCGGCAGCTCTGGTGGGGTCACCGCATCCCGGTGTTTTACTGCGAGGACTGCGGCTGGCAGGACGCCCTTATGGAGGATATTGACGTCTGTCCCAACTGTGGTGGGCATCACGTGCGGCAGGACGAGGACGTGCTCGACACCTGGTTCAGCTCGCAGCTCTGGACCTTCGCTACGCAGGGCTGGCCCGATCACCCCGAGCAGATGTGCGGCCACCATCCCACGAAGGTCCTTGTGACCGCTCGCGACATCATTGCGCTCTGGGTGGCTCGCATGGTGATGAGCTCGCTCTACTTTACGGGGGAGGTGCCGTTCCATGACGTGTACATCTATGCCACGATCCTCGCCAAGGACGGCAGCCGCATGAGTAAGTCCAAGGGCAACGGCGTGGATCCCATGGACCTCATGGAGAGGTATGGCGCAGACGCCATGCGCTACAACCTGCTCACGCTCATCACCACCAACCAGGACGTGAGGTTCGATGCCAACATAGACAAGAAGACCCATGCGCTTATTGACAGCCCCCGCACCGAGCAGGCCAAGGGCTTCGTGACCAAGGTCTGGAACGCGAGTCGATTCGTCCGGATGAACCTCGACGGGTACGTGCCGGGTGCTCCCAAAGCCGAGACGCCCGAGGACGCCTGGATGCTCTCGCGCCTGGCGCGCATCGTGCGCGAGTCCACCGAGGCGCTTGAGGCCTATGGCTTTGGTGACTACGCCCGGAACATCCAGTCCTTCTTCTGGAACGAGGTCTGTGACTGGTATATAGAGCTCTGTAAGGGACGCCTTCTGGACGGTGGGGGAGCCGAGCGCCTGCAGGTCCAGCGCAACCTGGTCTTCGTGCTCGACGTCTCCCTGCGCCTGCTGCATCCCGTGATGCCCTTCGTGACCGAGAAGGTCTGGGATGCGCTTCCGGCATCAGGTTTGGGTCGTGCCGCTGCCGACGGCGAGGGGGATGCCCGCTTCCTCATGCTTGCGGCCTGGCCCGAGTCCGCCGACTTTAAGACGTTTGTGAATGATGTGGCCGAGCATGACTTTGAGCTGGCCAAGAGCCTGGTGTCCGTCGTACGCTCCACGCGTGCGCGGTACCGCCTCTCTCCCAAGGAAGAGCTGGACGTGGCTGTGCGTGCCTCTGTCGAGGACTGTGCCGTCCTCGAGGCACAGCACGACTTCATCTGCGGGGTCGGTCGCGTGGGTGCGCTTATGGCGAGCGTGGGACAGCAAAAGCCCGAGGGTGCCGTATCGGTCGTAGACGGGGGCCTTGAGGTCTTCGTGGTCGTGGGTGGCCTTGTGGACCTTGCGGCCGAGGTGGCGCAGCTCAGAAAGGGGCTCGCAAAGGCCGAGGGGGAGCTTGCCGGTGTGACTAAGACGCTTGGCAACGCAGGCTTTGTCGCCAAGGCGGCGCCTGCGATCATCGAGAGGAAGCGAAGCCAGCAGGCGGAGTTGGAGCAGACCGTCGAGCGGCTCAGGGCGCAGATCGCGGATCTGGCGTAA
- a CDS encoding Panacea domain-containing protein, with protein MASILDVAEYILEKTGYVSTMKLQKLAFYSNALSLVETHRPLFPETFQAWVNGPVSLELYRRHRGRFIIGPGDIAPNPKIVQPLSEHERSFVDRTLHVLGDYEGDQLSGLSHGEAPWSDARQGCGDSDRCSVVISNEAIEGFYASRRCDNPLFLGGEN; from the coding sequence ATGGCGAGTATACTTGATGTTGCTGAATATATTCTTGAGAAGACGGGATATGTTTCGACCATGAAGCTGCAGAAGCTCGCCTTCTACAGCAACGCGCTTTCCCTCGTCGAGACGCACCGTCCACTTTTTCCCGAGACCTTTCAGGCGTGGGTGAACGGCCCCGTCTCCCTTGAGCTCTACCGCAGGCATAGGGGAAGGTTCATCATCGGACCGGGGGACATTGCTCCCAATCCCAAGATCGTCCAACCCCTTAGCGAGCACGAGCGATCGTTCGTTGACCGGACCTTGCATGTGCTCGGCGACTATGAAGGCGATCAGCTTAGCGGACTCTCGCATGGGGAGGCACCGTGGAGCGATGCGCGTCAGGGGTGTGGGGATAGCGATCGCTGCAGCGTGGTCATCTCTAATGAGGCGATAGAGGGCTTCTATGCCTCGCGCCGGTGCGACAACCCCCTGTTCTTAGGGGGAGAGAACTGA
- a CDS encoding NYN domain-containing protein yields the protein MFSETTAILVDGAFYRRRSYYLFGEKNPKQRANELVQYCQRHLKGTSEQEDNHLYRIFYYDCPPIGGNLYHPLLQKAIPMGKSPTYEWSTAFFGELANKRKVALRMGQIQERESGFRVKAKSMNKLCRGEIRVDQLTERDFEPDFIQKGVDMRIGLDIASLAYKRLVSQIILIAGDSDFIPAAKHARREGIDFILDPMWQSIRIELNEHIDGLHSCTAKNPDPKTEPLHAGYH from the coding sequence ATGTTTAGTGAAACCACGGCCATTCTCGTTGATGGAGCCTTCTATCGGAGGCGTTCCTATTATCTTTTTGGAGAGAAGAATCCAAAGCAGCGGGCAAACGAGCTCGTTCAGTACTGCCAACGGCATCTTAAAGGAACGAGCGAACAAGAAGATAATCACTTGTATCGTATCTTCTACTATGACTGTCCTCCGATTGGAGGAAATCTCTATCATCCGTTGTTGCAAAAAGCCATTCCAATGGGGAAATCGCCAACATACGAATGGTCAACCGCGTTTTTCGGAGAATTGGCCAATAAGCGCAAGGTTGCGTTAAGGATGGGGCAGATCCAAGAGCGTGAATCAGGGTTTCGTGTGAAGGCAAAGAGCATGAACAAGTTGTGTCGTGGTGAGATTAGAGTAGATCAACTGACCGAGAGAGACTTTGAACCAGATTTCATCCAAAAGGGAGTCGATATGCGTATCGGCCTTGATATTGCCTCTCTTGCATATAAAAGACTGGTTAGTCAAATTATCTTGATTGCTGGGGACAGCGATTTTATTCCAGCGGCAAAGCACGCTCGTCGCGAAGGCATTGATTTCATACTCGATCCGATGTGGCAATCGATTCGTATCGAGCTAAACGAACATATTGATGGCCTGCACTCCTGTACGGCAAAGAACCCAGACCCAAAAACAGAGCCTCTGCACGCTGGGTATCATTAG
- a CDS encoding type II toxin-antitoxin system YafQ family toxin, whose protein sequence is MIGRLKAKYAPAFSRDLKKAARRNWSLTDLEAVIGLVLDNTVESMNILRQRHNMHRLSGKWGGSNECHVANAGDWLIIWRTNADVAYFQRTGSHDELFRCRPCLFNEPAAFKTTDAIMGRVDSLADLPESGRRSTSNALSIRPIVSSHRDTTSPSTALRAAASI, encoded by the coding sequence ATGATAGGACGCCTTAAGGCAAAGTATGCTCCTGCATTTAGCCGCGATTTGAAGAAGGCTGCGAGGCGCAATTGGAGTCTTACAGACCTTGAAGCTGTCATCGGTCTCGTGTTGGACAACACTGTCGAATCGATGAACATTCTGAGACAGCGGCACAATATGCATCGTCTCTCGGGCAAGTGGGGAGGCAGCAACGAATGCCACGTTGCCAATGCGGGAGACTGGCTCATCATCTGGCGTACAAATGCCGATGTTGCGTACTTTCAAAGGACAGGTTCGCACGACGAACTGTTTCGTTGCAGGCCCTGCCTGTTTAACGAACCCGCTGCCTTCAAGACTACCGACGCGATCATGGGGCGCGTCGACTCGCTGGCTGACCTTCCGGAGTCGGGACGCCGCTCGACGTCAAACGCATTATCCATCCGCCCTATCGTTTCGTCGCATCGGGACACTACCTCGCCTTCCACCGCGTTAAGAGCGGCTGCGTCTATATAA
- a CDS encoding transposase yields MALIRQTDRRTGTVYVYEAEARWDPKRKQSRYGRRRLVGHVDPGTGEVVPNRPTRAPSPGPRREFYGACALLDAAAGESGVAAALGRALPHGSDQVLSLAHYMICEGSAPLSRFPRYAATHATPHGAPIASQRSSELLASIGEAERDAFCSALAGRHGRGDRLFYDTTSISSYSEALAQVRWGRNKDGVPLPQINLAMLVGQDSGMPLHYRKVAGNIADVSTVRALIRDMEPSLPGRVRLVMDRGFWSATNVNAMMREHLKFLMGMPTSLRLFRDAVDAHAGELRSWKNYDPSTGLYGMRVAHGWDYEERRPRRGDVVRARRRSYVYLFFDASRAAEAERRLAALLRACASELSAGNRVEAHERHYDEYFEVVRGRPVGRDAAIAAATARAGYFALFSNEVMGPFEALAAYRDKDAIEKRFGDVKSLLDLRTPRVSTEGTLAGKLFVTFVALVLTAWLRRRMRETGLDEEYTLEGLLDEVETIERHTRKGHRPRVLEVTGRQRDIFDRLGYKLPTMS; encoded by the coding sequence ATGGCCCTGATAAGGCAGACCGACAGGCGCACGGGCACCGTGTACGTGTACGAGGCCGAGGCGAGGTGGGACCCAAAGAGGAAGCAGTCGCGCTACGGCAGGCGCAGGCTGGTCGGGCACGTCGACCCAGGGACCGGCGAGGTCGTGCCCAACAGGCCGACCAGGGCCCCGTCGCCCGGTCCCAGGCGCGAGTTCTACGGCGCGTGCGCGCTGCTCGACGCCGCTGCCGGCGAGTCTGGGGTCGCGGCGGCGCTCGGGCGCGCGCTGCCCCACGGCTCGGACCAGGTGCTGTCGCTGGCCCACTACATGATCTGCGAGGGCTCCGCCCCGCTGTCGCGCTTCCCCAGGTACGCGGCCACCCACGCCACGCCCCACGGCGCCCCGATCGCCTCCCAGCGCTCCTCGGAGCTGCTGGCCTCGATCGGCGAGGCGGAGCGCGACGCGTTCTGCTCGGCCCTCGCCGGGCGTCACGGGCGGGGCGACCGGCTCTTCTACGACACGACGTCGATATCGTCGTACTCCGAGGCCCTCGCCCAGGTCAGGTGGGGCCGCAACAAGGACGGCGTGCCGCTGCCGCAGATCAACCTGGCGATGCTGGTGGGGCAGGACAGCGGCATGCCGCTGCACTACCGCAAGGTGGCGGGCAACATAGCGGACGTCTCCACGGTGAGGGCGCTCATAAGGGACATGGAGCCCTCCCTCCCCGGCAGGGTTCGCCTGGTGATGGACCGCGGCTTCTGGTCGGCCACCAACGTCAACGCCATGATGCGCGAGCACCTCAAGTTCCTGATGGGCATGCCGACGTCGCTGAGGCTGTTCAGGGACGCCGTCGACGCGCATGCCGGCGAGCTCAGGAGCTGGAAGAACTACGACCCCTCCACCGGGCTCTACGGCATGAGGGTCGCGCACGGGTGGGACTACGAGGAGAGGCGCCCGCGCAGGGGCGACGTCGTCAGGGCAAGGCGGCGCAGCTACGTGTACCTCTTCTTCGACGCCTCCAGGGCGGCCGAGGCAGAGCGCAGGCTCGCGGCGCTGCTGCGCGCCTGCGCCTCCGAGCTCTCCGCCGGCAACCGCGTCGAGGCCCACGAGCGCCACTACGACGAGTACTTCGAGGTCGTGCGCGGCAGGCCGGTGGGCAGGGACGCGGCCATCGCGGCCGCCACGGCCCGCGCGGGGTACTTCGCGCTGTTCTCCAACGAGGTCATGGGTCCCTTCGAGGCGCTGGCCGCCTATCGCGACAAGGACGCCATAGAGAAGCGCTTCGGCGACGTCAAGTCCCTGCTCGACCTCCGCACTCCGCGCGTGTCCACCGAGGGGACGCTCGCGGGGAAGCTGTTCGTGACGTTCGTCGCGCTCGTGCTGACGGCGTGGCTGCGTCGCCGCATGCGCGAGACGGGGCTCGACGAGGAATACACGCTCGAGGGCCTGCTCGACGAGGTGGAGACCATCGAGCGCCACACGCGGAAGGGCCACAGGCCCAGGGTGCTGGAGGTCACCGGGAGGCAGCGAGACATCTTCGACAGGCTGGGCTACAAGCTGCCGACCATGTCATAA
- a CDS encoding type II toxin-antitoxin system PemK/MazF family toxin: MTTNSPRPFEVWRLEFVYEDQPKVSKVRPAIVAVVDHDKDTALVAKVTGHGPRPEFPGEVRIVDWQQAGLTKPSTARCSKTMTVPLAAFDNASRYGPLSKEDARAVEQALRDLGAIL, from the coding sequence ATGACGACGAATAGCCCCAGACCCTTCGAGGTGTGGAGGCTGGAGTTCGTTTACGAGGACCAACCCAAGGTCAGCAAGGTGCGGCCTGCCATCGTAGCCGTCGTCGACCACGACAAGGACACCGCCCTCGTGGCGAAGGTGACAGGTCACGGTCCAAGACCTGAGTTCCCCGGCGAGGTCAGGATAGTCGACTGGCAGCAGGCTGGGCTTACGAAGCCCTCAACAGCGCGGTGCTCGAAAACGATGACCGTTCCCCTCGCTGCGTTCGACAACGCTTCGCGGTACGGCCCCCTATCGAAGGAAGATGCCCGAGCCGTTGAGCAGGCTCTCCGAGATCTCGGTGCTATTCTTTAA
- a CDS encoding DUF4143 domain-containing protein, whose product MDAVVESDISRVDGVRRDPERVCMLMRSYARMTASQGSYETMLRDVAKLGLSFGRTSFLEYVAALKRLFVTDDLGAWNPNLRSKEDVRTSPTRHFVDPSIATAALGADPGDLMGDLNTFGLVFESLCVSSQSECDVKICVVFASEASYDSSRMRGG is encoded by the coding sequence GTGGACGCCGTCGTTGAGTCCGACATCTCGCGGGTGGACGGCGTGAGGCGCGACCCCGAACGAGTGTGCATGCTCATGCGCTCGTACGCCAGGATGACCGCCTCGCAGGGCAGCTACGAGACGATGTTGCGCGACGTCGCAAAGTTGGGGCTGTCGTTTGGAAGGACCTCGTTCCTCGAGTATGTGGCTGCCCTCAAGAGGCTATTCGTGACGGACGATCTGGGGGCGTGGAACCCCAACCTCCGCTCCAAGGAGGACGTCCGCACCTCCCCGACACGGCACTTCGTGGATCCATCCATAGCCACGGCGGCGCTCGGTGCCGACCCCGGGGACCTGATGGGCGACCTGAACACGTTCGGCCTCGTGTTCGAGAGCCTGTGCGTAAGCTCTCAATCGGAATGCGACGTAAAAATTTGTGTCGTATTTGCGTCGGAAGCGTCGTATGATTCCTCTAGGATGCGGGGAGGGTGA
- a CDS encoding type II toxin-antitoxin system RelB/DinJ family antitoxin, with product MAASSVTIRVDGEIKEGASRIAEHFGFDLSSVTRAFYMQMIRENRIPLNLSDPEPNEESLEAIRETEEMIHSGTGQSYATAHDLIQAALA from the coding sequence ATGGCTGCTTCATCGGTAACAATTCGCGTTGACGGTGAGATCAAAGAGGGCGCTTCGCGCATCGCCGAGCACTTCGGCTTTGACCTATCTTCGGTCACACGTGCGTTTTACATGCAAATGATTCGAGAGAACAGGATTCCGCTGAATCTTTCCGATCCCGAACCCAATGAGGAATCGCTTGAGGCTATTCGCGAAACGGAGGAGATGATCCACTCAGGCACAGGACAGAGCTACGCCACTGCTCACGATCTCATTCAGGCAGCACTTGCATGA
- a CDS encoding type II toxin-antitoxin system YafQ family toxin — protein sequence MGRLEAQYSPAFVRDAKRLRKKHVDDTALAGVIDLIVRNTPEALERLRRRHRMHTLAGNWAGSNERHVANTGILVTHLSGIRRQRATSRMATRQRAR from the coding sequence ATGGGGAGACTTGAGGCCCAGTACAGCCCGGCGTTCGTCCGGGACGCCAAGAGGCTCAGGAAGAAGCACGTGGATGACACCGCGCTCGCAGGGGTCATCGATCTCATAGTGAGAAACACGCCCGAGGCCCTCGAGCGACTCCGGCGCAGACACCGCATGCATACGCTTGCTGGTAACTGGGCGGGAAGCAACGAGCGCCATGTTGCCAACACGGGTATCCTTGTTACTCATTTATCCGGGATCCGCAGACAGCGGGCCACCTCACGCATGGCAACCCGTCAACGTGCGAGGTGA
- a CDS encoding phage integrase N-terminal SAM-like domain-containing protein, producing MRAHQDPVGPGPGRPAEALPYGKGDRGYSPRTIAYYRTTLALMTQALAKPYTQVTSDDLRAYLAEYKQERAAGKVTIGNIRRIMSSCQMLKYIQ from the coding sequence ATTCGAGCGCACCAAGACCCCGTCGGCCCAGGACCCGGCCGACCTGCTGAAGCTCTTCCTTACGGCAAAGGAGATCGAGGCTACTCGCCCAGGACAATCGCCTACTACCGCACCACGCTCGCGCTCATGACGCAAGCCCTCGCAAAGCCCTACACCCAGGTAACGAGCGACGACCTGCGCGCCTACCTCGCCGAATACAAACAGGAACGTGCGGCCGGAAAGGTCACCATAGGCAATATCCGCCGCATCATGTCGAGCTGTCAGATGCTAAAATACATACAATAG
- a CDS encoding type II toxin-antitoxin system RelB/DinJ family antitoxin → MASVTIRVDDETKAEATEIVEDFGFDLSSVTRAFYRQIVRERRIPLSLSYDVPNDETIAALREGAEILATGGTGQSFSSGRDLLDAAYKA, encoded by the coding sequence ATGGCATCTGTGACGATACGTGTGGACGATGAGACCAAGGCCGAGGCGACCGAGATCGTCGAGGACTTCGGCTTCGACCTCTCGTCGGTCACGAGGGCATTCTACCGTCAGATCGTGCGCGAGCGCAGGATCCCCCTGAGCCTCTCGTACGACGTCCCCAACGACGAAACCATCGCCGCCCTACGCGAGGGTGCCGAGATTCTGGCCACAGGCGGCACGGGACAGTCGTTCTCGTCCGGCCGCGACCTTCTCGATGCGGCATACAAGGCCTGA
- a CDS encoding RNA-binding domain-containing protein yields the protein MKESRRLEFKEQFSNTFLKTVSAYANYGTGEVLFGVSDDGRTVGLENPERDRLRIENAINDGISPRPYFEITENPRTKVVTLRVPEGDDKPYLYRSKAYKRSDTSTVEVDDLELKRLVLEGSNLSFDGLRSRSQDLSFGMLESALEKELGISTFDDDTLRTLGLLTVKDGFNNAAALLADKNAFPGVDLARFGDINSILDRETHSGVSVLRQLEAALEMFDRYYSYERIEGFKRERHERVPREAFREAVANALAHRTWDVGAHVRVSLFHDRVEVASPGGLPSGMTVDDYLSGNLSILRNPVLGGVLFRLNVIEQFGTGVRRIRRSYARIEAQPRFVVTDGSITVILPTVDGAFELDDEERQVLSLFVSGRVLSSGQIVESSGFGKDKVLRVLRRLSGKNLVRVQGSGRATRYIRA from the coding sequence ATGAAAGAGAGCAGACGGCTGGAGTTCAAGGAGCAGTTCTCAAATACGTTCCTGAAGACGGTAAGCGCATACGCCAACTACGGGACGGGGGAGGTGCTCTTTGGCGTCTCGGACGATGGGAGGACGGTGGGCTTGGAAAACCCCGAGCGGGACCGCCTGAGGATTGAGAACGCCATCAACGATGGGATATCCCCACGTCCGTACTTCGAGATCACTGAGAACCCTCGAACGAAGGTCGTGACGCTGCGAGTTCCTGAGGGGGACGACAAACCGTACCTCTATCGGTCAAAGGCATATAAGCGCAGCGATACCTCGACGGTCGAGGTTGATGACCTTGAGCTTAAGAGGTTGGTGCTGGAGGGATCGAACCTGAGCTTCGACGGACTCAGGTCACGCAGTCAGGACCTATCGTTTGGCATGCTCGAAAGTGCCTTGGAAAAGGAACTAGGCATCAGCACATTCGACGATGACACGCTCAGGACCTTGGGACTTCTTACCGTCAAGGACGGATTCAACAATGCCGCAGCCCTGCTCGCCGACAAGAATGCGTTTCCCGGGGTGGACCTCGCCCGCTTTGGGGACATCAACAGCATCCTTGACAGGGAGACCCATAGCGGTGTCTCTGTGCTACGGCAGCTGGAAGCCGCGCTGGAGATGTTCGATCGCTACTACAGCTATGAACGAATAGAGGGCTTCAAGCGGGAGCGGCACGAGAGGGTTCCTCGCGAGGCCTTTCGAGAGGCCGTTGCCAACGCCCTCGCCCATAGGACGTGGGACGTAGGCGCCCACGTCCGGGTTTCTCTGTTCCACGACAGAGTCGAGGTGGCATCGCCTGGGGGTTTGCCAAGTGGGATGACGGTCGATGACTATCTCTCGGGAAACCTCTCCATCCTGCGGAACCCCGTTCTGGGGGGCGTGCTCTTTCGACTCAATGTTATCGAGCAGTTTGGTACGGGGGTTCGCCGCATCAGGCGAAGCTATGCGAGGATTGAGGCCCAGCCGCGGTTTGTCGTGACCGATGGGTCGATCACGGTTATCCTGCCAACTGTGGACGGCGCCTTCGAGCTTGATGACGAGGAGAGGCAGGTGCTCTCCCTCTTTGTGTCGGGACGTGTTCTGTCGAGCGGCCAGATCGTTGAGTCAAGCGGGTTTGGCAAGGACAAGGTCCTACGGGTGCTAAGGCGGCTCTCTGGGAAGAACCTCGTGCGCGTTCAGGGTTCTGGTCGCGCCACGCGCTACATCAGGGCCTAA